A region from the Pseudomonas sp. P8_229 genome encodes:
- a CDS encoding amino acid deaminase — protein sequence MTTAINSAVEKGDAAIGAHLARDVSLPALVLHREALEHNIRWMQKFVSDSGAELAPHGKTSMTPALFQRQLDAGAWGITLASATQTRAAYAHGVRRVLMANQLVGTPNMALIADLLADPAFDFHCMVDHPDNVADLGTYFASRGVKLNVMIEYGVVGGRCGCRSEQEVIELAGAINAQPALALTGIEGYEGVIHGDHAVSGIREFAGSLVRLAVQLQDSGAFAIAKPIITASGSAWYDLIAESFEAQNAGGRFLSVLRPGSYVAHDHGIYKEAQCCVLDRRSDLHEGLRPALEVWAHVQSMPEPGFAVIALGKRDVAFDAGLPVPLLRYKAGVVPAVGDDVGACKVTAVMDQHAFMTVAPGVELRVGDIISFGTSHPCLTFDKWRVGLLVDEQLAVVESMETCF from the coding sequence ATGACGACTGCGATCAATTCTGCTGTGGAAAAGGGCGATGCCGCCATCGGTGCGCATCTGGCGCGTGACGTCAGCCTTCCGGCGCTGGTGCTGCACCGCGAGGCGCTGGAGCACAACATTCGCTGGATGCAGAAGTTCGTCAGTGACAGCGGGGCAGAACTTGCGCCCCACGGCAAGACCAGCATGACCCCAGCCCTGTTCCAGCGTCAGCTCGACGCCGGTGCGTGGGGCATCACTCTGGCCAGCGCGACGCAGACCCGCGCAGCCTATGCCCACGGCGTACGGCGGGTGCTGATGGCCAACCAACTGGTCGGCACGCCGAACATGGCGCTGATTGCCGATCTGCTGGCAGACCCTGCATTCGACTTCCACTGCATGGTCGATCACCCGGACAACGTCGCCGATCTCGGCACCTACTTCGCCTCGCGCGGGGTCAAGCTGAACGTGATGATCGAGTACGGCGTGGTCGGCGGCCGCTGCGGTTGCCGCAGCGAGCAGGAAGTTATCGAACTGGCCGGGGCGATCAATGCGCAACCGGCACTGGCCCTGACCGGCATCGAAGGTTACGAAGGGGTGATCCACGGCGATCACGCGGTCAGCGGCATTCGCGAATTTGCCGGGTCGCTGGTGCGCCTGGCGGTGCAACTGCAGGACAGCGGCGCGTTTGCCATTGCCAAGCCGATCATCACCGCCTCGGGTTCGGCGTGGTACGACCTGATCGCCGAGTCGTTCGAAGCGCAGAATGCGGGCGGACGTTTCCTCAGCGTGCTGCGTCCGGGCAGTTATGTGGCCCACGACCATGGCATCTACAAGGAAGCGCAGTGCTGCGTGCTCGATCGTCGCAGCGATCTGCATGAAGGCCTGCGCCCGGCGCTGGAAGTCTGGGCCCATGTGCAATCGATGCCAGAGCCGGGCTTTGCGGTGATCGCCCTCGGCAAACGCGATGTGGCATTCGACGCCGGACTGCCGGTGCCGTTGCTGCGCTACAAGGCCGGTGTGGTGCCAGCGGTGGGCGATGACGTTGGCGCGTGCAAGGTCACGGCGGTGATGGACCAGCACGCGTTCATGACCGTGGCGCCGGGGGTTGAGCTGCGGGTGGGCGACATTATTTCCTTCGGCACTTCGCATCCGTGCCTGACGTTCGACAAGTGGCGGGTAGGGTTGCTGGTGGATGAGCAATTGGCGGTGGTCGAGAGCATGGAAACTTGCTTCTAA
- a CDS encoding sugar kinase, whose product MTTLSPLGPNIPRIALIGECMIELQHRADGSLQQSFGGDTLNTAVYLSRALGDKAQVDYVTALGDDSFSDAMCQSWVEEGIGLELVQRLSGRLPGLYCIQTDANGERRFLYWRNEAAVRDCFTTPAAEPILAALADYDVLYFSGITLAVLGAKGRERLIQTLIEARQRDARIVFDNNYRPRLWASQEDARAAYRSVLPHVDLALLTVDDEQALFHFADCAAVFEAYAEIGTPEVVLKRGAEACLIRCDGEAFEVPAQKVDKVVDTTAAGDSFSAAYLASRLLGGSPVEAAEAGHWLASRVIQVPGALIPK is encoded by the coding sequence ATGACCACCCTCAGCCCCCTGGGCCCGAACATCCCGCGCATCGCCCTGATCGGCGAGTGCATGATCGAACTCCAGCACCGTGCCGACGGCAGCCTGCAGCAAAGCTTCGGCGGCGACACCTTGAACACGGCGGTGTACCTGTCCCGCGCGCTCGGCGATAAGGCGCAGGTCGACTACGTCACTGCGCTGGGCGATGACAGTTTCAGCGACGCCATGTGCCAGAGTTGGGTCGAGGAAGGCATTGGCCTGGAACTCGTGCAGCGTCTGTCCGGTCGTTTGCCCGGCCTGTACTGCATCCAGACCGACGCCAACGGCGAGCGCCGTTTCCTCTACTGGCGCAATGAAGCCGCCGTGCGCGATTGCTTCACCACCCCGGCGGCGGAGCCGATTCTGGCAGCGCTGGCGGATTACGACGTGTTGTATTTCAGCGGTATCACCCTCGCGGTGCTGGGCGCCAAGGGCCGCGAGCGCTTGATCCAGACCCTGATCGAAGCCCGGCAGCGCGATGCGCGGATCGTCTTTGACAACAACTATCGACCGCGTTTGTGGGCGTCACAGGAAGACGCGCGAGCGGCGTATCGCAGCGTGTTGCCGCATGTCGATCTGGCCTTGCTGACGGTGGACGACGAGCAGGCGCTGTTCCATTTTGCCGACTGTGCGGCGGTGTTTGAGGCCTACGCAGAGATCGGTACGCCGGAGGTGGTGCTCAAGCGCGGCGCCGAGGCGTGTCTGATTCGCTGCGATGGCGAGGCGTTCGAGGTGCCGGCGCAGAAGGTCGACAAGGTTGTGGACACCACGGCGGCGGGGGATTCGTTCAGTGCGGCGTACCTGGCGAGCCGCTTGCTGGGGGGCAGTCCGGTCGAGGCGGCCGAGGCGGGGCATTGGCTGGCGAGTCGGGTGATTCAGGTGCCTGGGGCGTTGATCCCCAAGTAA
- a CDS encoding peptidylprolyl isomerase, with amino-acid sequence MKAQARHILVKTAEEAEQLKQRIAKGEAFDVLAKKYSTCPSGKRGGDLGEVRPGQMVGAIDAVIFKKPLRTVHGPIKSKFGYHLVQVFFRD; translated from the coding sequence ATGAAAGCCCAAGCCCGCCACATTCTGGTGAAAACCGCCGAAGAGGCCGAACAACTCAAACAACGCATCGCCAAGGGCGAAGCGTTCGATGTGCTGGCGAAGAAATATTCGACCTGCCCGTCCGGCAAGCGCGGCGGCGATCTGGGTGAAGTGCGGCCGGGGCAGATGGTCGGCGCGATTGATGCGGTGATCTTCAAGAAACCGTTGCGCACGGTGCATGGGCCGATCAAGAGCAAGTTCGGCTATCACCTGGTGCAGGTGTTTTTCCGCGATTGA
- a CDS encoding PAS domain-containing sensor histidine kinase, whose translation MNPAPSPDDAQALIARTDWTRTPLGAAGTWPQSLRTAVDIVIHSPMPMLLLWGTQLTQIYNNGFAMLAGSKHPHAFGQPAHLIWPELQDFTDPIYRAVLQGQVRTYSERRFTLQREGKESDFWLDLTYSPIRDENAQVAGILVTAIETNERRRIALELQRRSEESLKAQRDTEERLQLALAATDAVGTWDWNIGEDRFIADAHFAQLHGIDPALASQLPISDYLQGVHPEDRALIARSIKHCITHGTEYAEEYRLLRADGELRWVFARGRCYKDHHGRPVRFLGAALDLTERKHTEQALRQSQTELQLIINAMPILISYVDHEERFRLNNAAYLDWYGLTPQELYGRTIRDVIGEEAYFLRAPYIAEALAGRSCSFSLYTPHRDGSNRHALMNYLPRHGADGAVNGFYIFVIDETERKKTEEALRNLNETLEERVSARTEQLAQANQRLQNEMFERERAEDALRHAQKMEAVGQLTGGIAHDFNNMLTGIIGSLDLMQRYIADGRSHEIGRFTEAAVSSANRAAALTHRLLAFSRRQSLDRKTLDVNELIHSLEDLIRRTKGDPIDLTLRLAEDVWAISTDVSQLENALLNLVINARDAMPNGGELLIETANVYLDGSDITTLEPVKAGDYLMLAVSDNGTGMTPSVRAKAFDPFFTTKPIGQGTGLGLSMIYGFAQQSGGHVSLDSLPDQGTCVRLYLPRLNLLEPEQPIVETLSTAPAARSGETVVVVEDDPAVRMLVLDLLKELGYLAHEAADASAALPLLESDLRVDLLVTDVGLPGMNGRQLAEIARQHRPGLKVLFMTGYAQKATERQGFLEDGMDMVAKPFSLDVLANKIRTMIHQTPSLEA comes from the coding sequence ATGAACCCAGCTCCCTCCCCCGACGACGCCCAAGCCTTGATCGCCCGCACCGACTGGACTCGTACGCCGTTGGGCGCTGCCGGCACCTGGCCACAAAGCCTGCGCACCGCGGTGGACATCGTGATTCACTCGCCGATGCCGATGCTGCTGTTGTGGGGCACGCAGCTCACGCAGATCTACAACAACGGCTTTGCGATGCTGGCTGGCAGCAAGCATCCACACGCTTTCGGACAGCCGGCGCATCTTATATGGCCGGAACTTCAAGACTTTACCGACCCGATTTATCGAGCCGTCCTACAAGGCCAGGTGCGCACCTACAGCGAACGGCGATTTACCCTGCAACGCGAAGGGAAGGAATCCGACTTCTGGCTGGACCTGACCTACAGCCCGATCCGTGACGAGAATGCGCAAGTCGCCGGCATTCTGGTGACCGCCATTGAAACCAACGAACGCCGACGCATCGCCCTCGAACTGCAACGCCGTTCCGAAGAAAGCCTCAAGGCCCAGCGCGACACCGAAGAACGCCTGCAACTGGCGCTGGCCGCCACCGATGCGGTCGGCACCTGGGACTGGAATATCGGCGAAGATCGCTTCATTGCCGACGCCCATTTCGCGCAACTGCACGGCATCGACCCGGCGCTGGCCAGCCAGTTGCCGATCAGTGATTACCTGCAAGGCGTGCATCCCGAAGACCGCGCCCTGATCGCCCGCAGCATCAAGCACTGCATCACCCATGGCACCGAATACGCCGAGGAATATCGCCTGCTGCGCGCCGACGGCGAACTGCGCTGGGTGTTTGCCCGGGGTCGTTGTTACAAGGATCACCACGGTCGCCCGGTACGGTTCCTCGGCGCCGCGCTGGACCTGACCGAGCGTAAACACACCGAGCAGGCACTGCGCCAGAGCCAGACCGAGTTGCAACTGATCATCAACGCGATGCCGATCCTCATCAGTTATGTCGACCATGAGGAGCGTTTCCGCCTGAACAATGCCGCTTATCTGGACTGGTACGGCCTCACCCCGCAGGAGTTGTACGGCCGCACCATTCGCGACGTGATCGGCGAAGAAGCCTACTTTCTGCGCGCGCCGTACATCGCCGAAGCGCTGGCCGGGCGGTCCTGCTCGTTCAGCCTGTATACCCCGCACCGCGACGGTAGCAACCGCCATGCATTGATGAATTACCTGCCGCGCCACGGTGCCGATGGCGCGGTCAATGGTTTCTATATTTTCGTGATCGACGAGACCGAACGTAAAAAGACCGAAGAAGCCCTGCGCAATCTGAATGAAACCCTGGAGGAGCGGGTCAGCGCCCGCACCGAACAACTGGCCCAGGCCAATCAGCGTCTGCAGAACGAAATGTTCGAACGCGAACGCGCCGAAGATGCGTTGCGCCATGCGCAAAAAATGGAAGCGGTCGGCCAGCTCACCGGCGGTATCGCCCACGACTTCAACAACATGCTCACCGGAATCATCGGCAGCCTCGACCTGATGCAACGCTACATCGCCGATGGTCGCTCACATGAAATCGGACGATTTACCGAAGCGGCCGTGTCGTCAGCCAACCGGGCGGCGGCATTGACCCATCGCCTGCTGGCGTTCTCGCGTCGGCAGTCGCTGGATCGCAAGACCCTCGACGTCAACGAGCTGATTCATTCGCTGGAAGACTTGATCCGCCGCACCAAGGGCGATCCGATCGACCTTACGCTGCGCCTCGCCGAGGATGTCTGGGCGATCAGCACCGACGTCAGCCAGCTGGAAAATGCCCTGCTCAACCTGGTGATCAACGCTCGCGACGCCATGCCCAATGGCGGCGAACTGCTGATCGAAACCGCCAACGTCTACCTCGACGGCAGCGACATCACCACCCTCGAACCGGTCAAGGCCGGCGACTATCTGATGTTGGCGGTCAGCGACAACGGCACCGGCATGACCCCGTCGGTGCGCGCCAAGGCCTTCGATCCATTCTTCACCACCAAGCCGATCGGCCAGGGCACCGGGCTGGGGCTGTCGATGATTTATGGTTTCGCCCAACAGTCGGGCGGCCATGTCAGCCTCGACAGCCTGCCCGATCAGGGCACGTGCGTGCGCCTGTACCTGCCGCGCCTGAATCTGCTGGAACCCGAGCAGCCAATCGTGGAAACCCTCAGCACCGCGCCGGCTGCCAGGTCCGGGGAAACCGTAGTGGTGGTCGAAGATGACCCGGCGGTGCGCATGCTGGTCCTCGACCTGCTCAAGGAACTCGGTTACCTCGCCCACGAAGCCGCCGACGCCAGTGCCGCTCTGCCATTGCTGGAATCGGATCTGCGCGTGGACCTGCTGGTGACCGACGTCGGCCTGCCGGGGATGAACGGCCGCCAATTGGCGGAAATCGCCCGTCAGCATCGCCCGGGCCTGAAAGTGCTGTTCATGACCGGTTATGCGCAGAAAGCCACCGAGCGCCAGGGGTTTCTGGAGGATGGCATGGACATGGTCGCCAAACCGTTTTCGCTTGACGTGCTGGCGAACAAGATCCGCACGATGATCCACCAAACGCCGTCACTTGAGGCATAA
- a CDS encoding PilT/PilU family type 4a pilus ATPase has translation MEIDALLIRLSSQHGSDLFLSTGAPPSARIDGVLTPFSERPFKPGEVQAIANSLMDAEQRREFDRELEMNLAISRTGVGRFRLNIFKQRNDVSIVIRNVKLDIPRFEDLKLPPVLLETVMLKQGLILFVGATDSGKSTSLAALIDHRNRHSSGHIITIEDPVEYIHRHKRSIINQREVGVDTRSFQAALKNTLRQAPDVVLIGEIRDRETMEHALTFADTGHLVLSTLHAHNANQALDRIVNLFPEERRPQLLHALGNNLKAFVSQRLVRTLDGQRRAAVEVMLGTPTIADLIRRNELGELKGIMDKSAEVGMQTFDAALYALVVEGVISEDEALKHADSQNNLRLRLKLHAEAAPTPAPPASGEWGLMD, from the coding sequence ATGGAAATCGATGCACTGTTGATCCGCCTGTCGAGCCAGCACGGCTCCGACCTGTTCCTCTCCACTGGCGCGCCGCCCAGTGCGCGCATCGACGGGGTGCTGACGCCGTTCAGCGAGCGGCCGTTCAAACCGGGTGAGGTCCAGGCCATCGCCAACTCCCTGATGGACGCCGAGCAGCGGCGCGAGTTCGATCGGGAACTGGAAATGAACCTGGCGATTTCGCGCACCGGTGTCGGGCGTTTTCGCCTGAACATCTTCAAACAACGCAACGACGTGTCAATCGTGATCCGCAACGTCAAGCTTGATATCCCGCGCTTCGAAGACCTCAAGTTGCCTCCGGTGCTGCTGGAAACGGTGATGCTCAAGCAGGGGTTGATCCTGTTCGTCGGTGCCACCGACTCCGGCAAATCCACCTCGTTGGCCGCGCTGATCGATCACCGCAACCGGCACAGCAGCGGGCACATCATCACCATCGAAGACCCGGTGGAGTATATCCATCGGCACAAGCGCTCGATCATCAACCAGCGCGAAGTCGGGGTCGATACCCGCAGTTTCCAGGCCGCGCTGAAAAACACCCTGCGCCAGGCTCCGGATGTGGTGCTGATCGGCGAAATCCGCGACCGCGAAACCATGGAACATGCCCTGACGTTTGCCGACACCGGGCATCTGGTGCTGTCGACACTGCACGCGCACAACGCCAATCAGGCGCTGGACCGTATCGTCAATCTGTTCCCCGAAGAACGCCGCCCGCAGTTGCTGCATGCGCTGGGCAACAATCTCAAGGCGTTTGTCTCGCAACGGCTGGTGCGCACCCTCGACGGGCAGCGGCGGGCGGCGGTCGAGGTGATGTTGGGCACGCCGACCATCGCCGACCTGATCCGCCGCAACGAGTTGGGCGAACTCAAGGGCATCATGGACAAATCGGCCGAAGTCGGGATGCAGACCTTCGATGCGGCGCTGTACGCGCTGGTGGTGGAGGGTGTAATCAGCGAAGACGAGGCGCTCAAGCATGCCGACTCACAAAACAATCTGCGCCTGCGCCTGAAGCTGCATGCCGAGGCGGCGCCGACGCCGGCACCACCGGCATCGGGCGAATGGGGCTTGATGGATTGA
- a CDS encoding acetoacetate--CoA ligase, giving the protein MSDILWQPDAERIAQSRMDQLRRDINQRHGLALSSYNDLHRWSVEQREAFWQAIVDFFDIRFHTQPDAVLREGAQMPSAEWFPGATLNFAEHLLRRRDDAVAVIAVAENGQREQLTWAELAEHVAGFQASLQAAGIGLGDRVAACMPNTWQTLVAMLATTSLGAIWSCSSPDFGTHGVIDRFGQIEPKVLVTCAGYRYAGKDIDQTTKVNQILAQLPSLQQLIIVPYAREQARAGDYRTHANVTLWDDFYQPGGEPRFVPVPFKHPLYVLYSSGTTGVPKCIVHSTGGVLLQHAKEHGLHVDLGPGDRLFYYTTCGWMMWNWLVSALAVGSAVVLYDGSPFHPDNQRLLDLIDDERISVFGTSPKFLATLESSGVKPAQSHDLRSLKTLLCTGSALSPQSYDFVYRDFKRDVCLASMSGGTDVVSCFVNGNPMSAVRRGEIMGKSLGMAVEVWNDAGVAVIGEKGELVCTRHFPAMPVGLWHDDDGEKLRKSYFSLFPGVWAQGDYAEQLPHGGMLIHGRSDAVLNPGGVRIGTAEIYRQVEKVPQVLDSVAIGQQWQDDVRVVLFVRLQDGVALDDNLQQQIRQVIRANTTPRHVPAKIVTVTDIPRTISGKVVELAVRNVVHGEPVKNTDALANPEALEQFRNRPELSD; this is encoded by the coding sequence ATGTCCGACATCCTCTGGCAACCCGATGCCGAGCGTATCGCCCAATCGCGCATGGATCAGTTGCGGCGCGACATCAATCAGCGTCATGGCCTGGCCCTGAGCAGCTACAACGACCTGCACCGCTGGAGCGTCGAACAACGCGAAGCGTTCTGGCAGGCGATCGTCGACTTTTTCGACATCCGCTTTCACACCCAGCCCGACGCCGTCCTGCGTGAGGGCGCGCAGATGCCCAGCGCCGAGTGGTTTCCCGGCGCGACCCTGAACTTTGCCGAACACTTGCTGCGCCGCCGTGACGATGCCGTGGCGGTGATTGCCGTGGCGGAAAACGGTCAGCGCGAACAGCTGACATGGGCCGAGCTGGCCGAGCACGTCGCCGGTTTTCAAGCCAGTCTGCAAGCCGCAGGTATAGGCCTCGGCGACCGCGTGGCGGCGTGCATGCCCAATACCTGGCAGACCCTTGTGGCAATGCTCGCGACCACCAGCCTCGGCGCGATCTGGTCGTGCTCGTCGCCGGACTTCGGCACCCACGGGGTGATCGACCGTTTCGGCCAGATCGAGCCCAAGGTGCTGGTCACCTGCGCCGGTTACCGTTACGCCGGCAAAGACATCGACCAGACCACCAAGGTCAATCAAATCCTCGCGCAGCTACCGTCGCTGCAACAACTGATCATCGTGCCCTACGCCCGCGAACAGGCCCGCGCCGGGGATTACCGCACTCACGCCAACGTGACGTTGTGGGACGACTTCTACCAGCCCGGCGGCGAACCGCGTTTCGTCCCGGTGCCGTTCAAGCACCCGCTCTACGTGCTGTATTCCAGCGGCACCACCGGCGTGCCCAAATGCATCGTGCACAGCACCGGTGGCGTGCTGTTGCAGCATGCCAAGGAGCACGGCCTGCACGTCGATCTCGGCCCCGGTGACCGACTGTTCTACTACACCACTTGCGGCTGGATGATGTGGAACTGGCTGGTCTCGGCCCTCGCGGTCGGCAGCGCGGTGGTGCTGTATGACGGCTCACCGTTTCATCCGGATAACCAACGCCTGCTCGACCTGATCGACGATGAGCGCATCAGCGTGTTCGGCACCAGCCCCAAGTTTCTGGCGACGCTGGAGAGCAGCGGCGTCAAGCCTGCGCAAAGCCATGACCTGCGCAGTCTGAAGACCTTGCTCTGCACCGGTTCGGCGCTGTCACCGCAGAGCTACGACTTCGTCTACCGCGACTTCAAGCGCGACGTGTGCCTGGCGTCGATGTCGGGCGGCACCGATGTGGTGTCGTGTTTCGTCAACGGTAACCCGATGTCGGCCGTGCGCCGTGGCGAAATCATGGGCAAAAGCCTGGGCATGGCGGTTGAAGTGTGGAACGACGCGGGCGTCGCCGTCATTGGCGAGAAAGGTGAACTGGTCTGCACCCGGCATTTCCCGGCGATGCCCGTCGGGCTTTGGCACGATGACGATGGCGAAAAGCTGCGCAAATCCTATTTCAGCCTGTTCCCCGGCGTCTGGGCCCAGGGCGATTACGCCGAGCAATTGCCCCACGGCGGGATGCTGATTCACGGCCGCTCCGACGCCGTACTCAACCCCGGTGGCGTGCGCATCGGCACGGCGGAAATCTATCGTCAGGTCGAGAAAGTCCCGCAGGTGCTGGACAGCGTAGCCATCGGGCAGCAATGGCAGGACGATGTGCGCGTGGTGCTGTTTGTGCGCCTGCAGGATGGCGTGGCGCTGGATGACAACCTGCAACAACAGATCCGCCAGGTGATCCGCGCCAACACCACACCGCGCCATGTGCCGGCGAAGATCGTGACCGTCACCGACATCCCGCGCACCATCAGCGGCAAAGTGGTCGAACTCGCCGTGCGCAATGTGGTGCACGGTGAGCCGGTGAAAAACACCGATGCGCTGGCCAATCCCGAGGCATTGGAGCAGTTTCGCAATCGCCCGGAGCTATCGGATTAG
- the hbdH gene encoding 3-hydroxybutyrate dehydrogenase, whose translation MTTLSGKTALVTGSTSGIGLGIALSLAKAGANLILNGFGDASSVIAEVGQFGGKVGHHPADVSDPVQIAEMIAYAEREFGGVDILVNNAGIQHVAAVEEFPVERWDSIIAINLSSVFHSTRLSLPGMRAKGWGRIVNIASVHGQVGSTGKAAYVAAKHGVIGLTKVVGLETATSNVTCNAICPGWVLTPLVQKQIDDRAAKGVDPQQAQHDLLAEKQPSLEFVTPQHLGELVLFLCSEAGSQVRGAAWNIDGGWLAQ comes from the coding sequence ATGACCACTCTTTCGGGCAAGACCGCACTGGTTACCGGTTCCACCAGCGGCATCGGTCTGGGCATCGCCCTGAGCCTGGCCAAGGCCGGCGCCAACCTGATTCTCAACGGTTTCGGCGATGCATCGAGCGTCATCGCCGAAGTCGGCCAGTTCGGCGGCAAGGTCGGGCATCACCCGGCCGACGTCAGCGATCCGGTGCAGATTGCCGAGATGATCGCTTACGCCGAACGCGAATTCGGCGGCGTCGACATTCTGGTCAACAACGCCGGGATCCAGCATGTGGCGGCCGTGGAGGAATTTCCGGTGGAGCGCTGGGATTCGATTATCGCGATCAACCTGTCGTCGGTGTTCCACAGCACCCGTCTGAGCCTGCCGGGGATGCGCGCCAAAGGCTGGGGGCGGATCGTCAACATTGCTTCGGTGCACGGCCAGGTCGGTTCGACCGGCAAGGCTGCGTATGTCGCGGCCAAACACGGGGTGATCGGTCTGACCAAAGTGGTTGGCCTGGAGACGGCGACCAGCAACGTCACTTGCAACGCGATCTGCCCGGGCTGGGTGCTGACGCCGCTGGTGCAAAAACAGATCGACGACCGTGCGGCCAAGGGTGTCGACCCGCAGCAGGCGCAGCATGATCTGCTGGCCGAGAAACAGCCGTCACTGGAATTCGTCACGCCACAGCATCTGGGGGAACTGGTGCTGTTCTTGTGCAGCGAGGCTGGCAGCCAGGTGCGGGGCGCGGCGTGGAATATTGATGGGGGTTGGTTGGCGCAGTAA
- a CDS encoding GntP family permease, which yields MSVIIALAALALLMLAAYRGYSVILFAPIAALGAVLLTDPSAVAPAFTGVFMEKMVGFIKLYFPVFLLGAVFGKLIELSGFSRSIVAAAIRLLGTQQAMLVIVLVCALLTYGGVSLFVVVFAVYPFAAEMFRQSNIPKRLIPATIALGAFSFTMDALPGTPQIQNIIPSTFFNTTAWAAPWLGVIGTIFVFCAGMLFLQRQRNKAQRAGEGYGTELRNEPETAEDLKLPNPWIALSPLLAVGIMNLLFTQWIPQWYGKTHSLALPGMATPVTTEIAKLTAIWAVQAALLIGILLVLAFGFKAIRSKLAEGSKSAVSGALLAAMNTASEYGFGAVIASLPGFLVLADWLKQIPNPLVNEAITVTLLAGITGSASGGMSIALAAMSEQFIAAAHAANIPLEVLHRVAAMASGGMDTLPHNGAVITLLAVTGLTHREAYKDIFCITLIKTLAVFVVIGTFYATGIV from the coding sequence ATGAGTGTGATCATTGCCTTGGCCGCCCTCGCGCTGCTGATGCTCGCCGCCTACCGTGGCTACAGCGTTATCCTCTTCGCCCCGATCGCCGCCCTCGGCGCTGTCCTGCTCACCGATCCGTCCGCCGTCGCCCCTGCCTTCACCGGTGTGTTCATGGAGAAAATGGTCGGTTTCATCAAACTGTATTTCCCGGTATTCCTGCTCGGCGCGGTGTTCGGCAAACTGATCGAGTTGTCGGGGTTCTCCCGTTCGATCGTTGCCGCCGCCATTCGCCTGCTCGGCACCCAGCAGGCGATGCTGGTGATTGTGCTGGTCTGCGCCCTCCTCACCTATGGCGGCGTGTCGCTGTTCGTCGTGGTGTTTGCGGTTTATCCGTTCGCGGCGGAGATGTTCCGCCAGAGCAATATCCCCAAACGCCTGATCCCGGCGACCATCGCCCTCGGCGCGTTCTCGTTCACCATGGACGCCCTGCCCGGCACTCCACAGATCCAGAACATCATCCCCAGCACCTTCTTCAACACCACCGCTTGGGCCGCGCCGTGGCTGGGCGTGATCGGCACGATTTTCGTATTCTGCGCCGGCATGCTGTTCCTCCAGCGCCAACGCAACAAGGCGCAGCGCGCCGGCGAAGGCTATGGCACCGAGTTGCGTAACGAACCGGAAACGGCCGAAGACCTGAAGTTGCCGAACCCGTGGATCGCCCTGTCGCCGCTGCTGGCGGTGGGCATCATGAACCTGCTGTTCACCCAGTGGATTCCGCAGTGGTACGGCAAGACTCACAGCCTCGCGCTGCCGGGCATGGCCACGCCGGTGACCACGGAAATCGCCAAACTCACCGCGATCTGGGCGGTGCAAGCGGCGTTGCTGATCGGCATCCTGCTGGTGCTGGCGTTCGGCTTCAAGGCGATCCGCAGCAAACTCGCGGAGGGCAGCAAGAGTGCGGTCAGCGGCGCGCTACTGGCGGCGATGAACACCGCTTCGGAATACGGTTTCGGCGCGGTGATTGCCTCGTTGCCGGGCTTCCTGGTGCTGGCCGACTGGCTCAAGCAAATCCCCAATCCGCTGGTCAACGAAGCGATCACCGTGACCCTGCTGGCGGGCATCACCGGCTCGGCGTCGGGCGGCATGAGCATTGCGCTGGCGGCGATGTCCGAGCAGTTCATCGCCGCGGCGCATGCGGCGAACATACCGCTGGAAGTGCTGCACCGCGTTGCCGCCATGGCCAGCGGCGGCATGGACACCCTGCCGCACAACGGCGCGGTGATCACCTTGCTGGCGGTCACCGGTCTGACCCACCGCGAAGCCTATAAAGACATTTTCTGTATTACGCTGATCAAGACCCTGGCGGTCTTTGTAGTGATCGGCACTTTCTACGCCACTGGCATTGTGTGA